The following are encoded in a window of Sphaerisporangium siamense genomic DNA:
- a CDS encoding DUF5753 domain-containing protein, translating to MDNAWLESRAEVIRSFDAMVVPGLLQTREYMESVMRAADSEAPDEQIRRWIEFRLIRQQVLASNMPRVVVVLDEAVLHRSVGGNETMRAQFTRLVDVARQPNIDLRVLSRSSGAHASPDGSFKVYEMPEPYPVVAHVPSPAGPLYVEADQAERLMLKFDAIRRDALPGAESVELIKAVAQGRG from the coding sequence GTGGACAACGCATGGCTGGAGTCGCGTGCCGAGGTGATTCGCTCCTTCGACGCGATGGTCGTCCCAGGACTGCTGCAGACGCGGGAGTACATGGAGTCGGTCATGCGTGCCGCCGACTCAGAGGCTCCCGACGAACAGATCCGGCGCTGGATCGAGTTTCGTCTGATCCGTCAGCAGGTGCTGGCGAGCAACATGCCGCGTGTGGTGGTCGTTCTCGATGAGGCCGTGCTGCATCGCTCGGTCGGCGGCAACGAGACGATGCGGGCGCAGTTCACCAGACTCGTGGACGTCGCCCGGCAACCGAACATCGATCTGCGAGTGCTTTCGCGATCAAGCGGAGCGCATGCCAGTCCGGACGGATCCTTCAAGGTGTACGAGATGCCTGAGCCGTACCCAGTGGTTGCTCACGTCCCGAGCCCTGCTGGGCCGCTTTATGTCGAGGCCGATCAGGCCGAGAGGCTTATGCTCAAGTTCGATGCGATTCGTCGAGATGCGCTTCCGGGTGCGGAGTCGGTTGAGTTGATCAAGGCCGTGGCCCAGGGGCGTGGCTGA
- a CDS encoding HPr family phosphocarrier protein, translated as MPERKVIVESQVGLHARPAATFVQTAAKAAIDVTVAKPGGEPVSAKSILSILALDVRHGEAIVIHAEGDGAERLLDELAAIVSVP; from the coding sequence GTGCCCGAGCGCAAGGTCATCGTGGAGTCGCAGGTGGGGCTGCACGCGCGTCCCGCCGCGACGTTCGTGCAGACCGCCGCCAAGGCCGCCATCGACGTCACCGTGGCCAAGCCGGGCGGTGAGCCGGTCAGCGCCAAGAGCATCCTGTCCATCCTGGCGCTGGACGTCCGGCACGGGGAGGCGATCGTGATCCACGCCGAGGGCGACGGGGCCGAGCGGCTGCTGGACGAACTGGCCGCGATCGTCTCGGTGCCCTGA
- a CDS encoding glycoside hydrolase family 3 protein, translating into MAGPLRAVALLLIAIVTAACGSAPPRASSSPSPVRPSTPAPPSPPPSPAPSSPGASPSPAVSATLAAMSVEDKVSQLFMPVLYGPRAGAAHGENRARYGVGSPAEVVEKYRPGGVIIFPWAGNVQDAAQLAALTNGLQKASKIPLIVGADQENGVVSRLGSLVTDVPGSMALGATRDPGSARTAARVTGEELRAVGVNLDFAPVADVNVNPANPVIGSRSYGSDPGRVAAMVGAAVDGFHDAGVGAAAKHFPGHGDTKVDSHSGLPVIQHSRSEWERLDAPPFEEAARRGVDIIMSAHVVMPKLDPSGDPATLSKPILTGLLRDKLGYDGVVSTDALDMAGVREKYGDAEVAVRAVLAGVDLLLMPPDFRAARDAVLSAVRSGRISKERLDRSVTRLLELKEARGILTAPAADADEAAEVLRSAEHRKAVQDVADRSVTAVKGADRLPVTGDVLVTGPAGKRLAGMLDGAAAVGTGDTPTASEIARARAAAARADTVVVTTEDAGPAQTRLVSAMAATGKKVVVVSMGAPYELTRLRGYDIALAVYADADASLRAAAKALNGDLTPKGRLPVGLETR; encoded by the coding sequence ATGGCTGGACCTCTGCGCGCGGTGGCGCTTCTCCTGATCGCGATCGTGACGGCCGCGTGCGGAAGCGCGCCGCCACGGGCGTCCTCCTCGCCGTCGCCCGTGCGGCCGTCCACACCCGCCCCGCCCAGCCCGCCCCCCAGCCCTGCTCCGTCCTCCCCGGGTGCGTCGCCGAGCCCGGCCGTGTCGGCGACGCTGGCCGCCATGAGCGTCGAGGACAAGGTGAGCCAGCTCTTCATGCCCGTCCTCTACGGCCCCCGCGCCGGGGCGGCCCACGGCGAGAACCGCGCCAGGTACGGCGTGGGAAGCCCGGCCGAGGTCGTCGAGAAGTACCGTCCCGGCGGGGTCATCATCTTCCCCTGGGCCGGCAACGTGCAGGACGCCGCCCAGCTCGCCGCGCTCACCAACGGCCTGCAGAAGGCGTCCAAGATCCCTCTGATCGTCGGCGCCGACCAGGAGAACGGCGTGGTCTCCCGGCTCGGCTCGCTGGTCACCGACGTGCCCGGCAGCATGGCGCTCGGCGCCACCCGCGACCCCGGCTCGGCCCGCACGGCCGCGCGCGTCACCGGCGAGGAACTGCGGGCCGTCGGCGTCAACCTCGACTTCGCGCCCGTCGCCGACGTCAACGTCAACCCGGCGAACCCGGTCATCGGCTCGCGCTCCTACGGCTCCGACCCCGGGCGGGTGGCCGCCATGGTCGGCGCCGCGGTCGACGGCTTCCACGACGCCGGGGTCGGCGCCGCCGCCAAGCACTTCCCCGGGCACGGCGACACCAAGGTCGACAGCCACAGCGGGCTGCCCGTGATCCAGCACTCGCGCTCCGAGTGGGAGCGGCTCGACGCCCCGCCGTTCGAGGAGGCCGCCCGGCGCGGCGTGGACATCATCATGTCCGCCCACGTCGTGATGCCCAAGCTGGACCCGTCCGGCGATCCCGCCACGCTGTCCAAGCCGATCCTCACCGGGCTGCTCCGCGACAAGCTCGGCTACGACGGCGTGGTCAGCACCGACGCGCTCGACATGGCGGGCGTGCGCGAGAAGTACGGCGACGCCGAGGTCGCCGTCCGCGCCGTCCTCGCGGGGGTCGACCTGCTGCTCATGCCCCCCGACTTCCGTGCCGCCCGCGACGCGGTGCTGTCCGCCGTGCGCTCCGGCCGCATCTCCAAGGAGCGGCTCGACCGGTCCGTCACCCGGTTGCTGGAACTGAAGGAGGCCCGCGGCATCCTCACCGCCCCCGCCGCCGACGCGGACGAGGCCGCCGAGGTCCTGCGCTCGGCCGAGCACCGCAAGGCCGTGCAGGACGTCGCCGACCGGTCGGTCACGGCCGTGAAGGGCGCCGACCGGCTGCCGGTCACGGGTGACGTCCTGGTCACCGGCCCGGCGGGCAAGCGCCTGGCCGGCATGCTGGACGGCGCGGCGGCCGTGGGCACGGGGGACACGCCGACGGCGTCCGAGATCGCGCGGGCCCGCGCGGCGGCGGCCCGGGCCGACACCGTCGTGGTCACCACGGAGGACGCCGGCCCGGCCCAGACCCGGCTCGTCTCCGCGATGGCCGCCACCGGCAAAAAGGTCGTGGTGGTGTCGATGGGGGCGCCGTACGAGCTGACCCGCCTGCGCGGGTACGACATCGCCCTCGCCGTCTACGCCGACGCCGACGCCTCGCTCCGCGCCGCCGCCAAGGCGCTGAACGGTGACCTCACCCCTAAGGGACGGCTTCCGGTGGGGCTGGAGACGCGCTAG
- a CDS encoding HAD family hydrolase produces the protein MKHIIWDWNGTLFHDIDAVVEATNEVFKPYGLAAFDADAFRAAYTRPIWVAYERILGRPLDDGEWVRLDAVFHDHYHRLMLSCALAEDALTALRSWTDAGRTQSLLSMWTHDRLVAKAAELGIADYFDRIDGLNDGAPGGGKAEHMVAHIAALRVDPSQILVIGDSIDDAHAAEHVGARAVLYTGGMTSRADLDASGFPVVESLTTALEWAS, from the coding sequence ATGAAGCACATCATCTGGGACTGGAACGGCACGCTCTTCCACGACATCGACGCCGTCGTCGAGGCCACCAACGAGGTCTTCAAGCCCTACGGCCTCGCGGCCTTCGACGCGGACGCCTTCCGCGCCGCCTACACCCGTCCGATCTGGGTCGCCTACGAGCGCATCCTCGGCCGCCCGCTGGACGACGGCGAGTGGGTGAGGCTGGACGCGGTCTTCCACGACCACTACCACCGCCTCATGCTCTCCTGCGCCCTCGCCGAGGACGCGCTCACCGCGCTGCGGTCCTGGACCGACGCCGGGCGCACGCAGTCCCTGCTGTCGATGTGGACGCACGACCGCCTGGTCGCCAAGGCCGCCGAACTCGGCATCGCCGACTACTTCGACCGCATCGACGGGCTGAACGACGGCGCCCCCGGCGGCGGCAAGGCCGAGCACATGGTGGCCCACATCGCCGCCCTGCGCGTCGACCCGTCCCAGATCCTCGTCATCGGCGACAGCATCGACGACGCCCACGCCGCCGAGCACGTCGGCGCCAGAGCCGTCCTCTACACAGGCGGCATGACCAGCCGCGCCGACCTGGACGCCTCCGGCTTCCCCGTCGTCGAATCCCTCACCACCGCCCTGGAGTGGGCGAGCTGA
- a CDS encoding PTS sugar transporter subunit IIA, with product MTTVLAPVAGRVVGLAAVPDPVFSHGLVGLGTAIDPARVPGVAVAPIDGTVAKLHAHAYVIVGGDGRGVLVHLGIDTVELRGEGFRVLATEGRRVRAGTPIVAWNPALVEAGGRSPMCPVIALDAQPDAVALVTTGNVRAGERLFAWD from the coding sequence ATGACGACTGTTCTCGCCCCGGTGGCCGGGCGCGTCGTGGGGCTGGCCGCCGTGCCCGATCCGGTGTTCTCCCACGGGCTGGTCGGGCTCGGCACCGCCATCGACCCGGCCCGCGTGCCGGGCGTCGCGGTGGCCCCGATCGACGGCACGGTCGCCAAGCTGCACGCGCACGCCTACGTGATCGTCGGCGGCGACGGCCGCGGCGTGCTGGTCCACCTCGGCATCGACACGGTGGAGCTGCGGGGCGAGGGCTTCCGCGTGCTGGCGACCGAGGGCCGGCGGGTGCGCGCGGGCACGCCGATCGTCGCCTGGAACCCCGCGCTGGTCGAGGCGGGCGGCCGGTCCCCGATGTGCCCGGTGATCGCCCTGGACGCGCAGCCGGACGCGGTCGCGCTCGTCACGACGGGAAACGTCCGGGCGGGGGAGCGGCTGTTCGCCTGGGATTGA
- a CDS encoding PTS transporter subunit EIIB has product MSAEARAIIAGLGGVENIIDIEPCITRLRTEVRDASKVDHAVLRAAGVHGVMAAGNVVQVVVGPDADTIASDIGDLIS; this is encoded by the coding sequence ATGTCGGCAGAGGCGCGTGCGATCATCGCCGGGCTCGGGGGAGTCGAGAACATCATCGACATCGAGCCGTGCATCACGCGCCTGCGCACCGAGGTGCGGGACGCCTCCAAGGTCGACCACGCCGTCCTGCGGGCGGCGGGCGTCCACGGGGTGATGGCGGCGGGCAACGTCGTCCAGGTGGTGGTGGGGCCCGACGCCGACACCATCGCCTCCGACATCGGCGACCTCATCTCGTGA
- a CDS encoding acetoacetate--CoA ligase has translation MVEEGALLWEPSPEVVRDARITRFAAWLGRAGQDYEELWRWSVGSPEEFWASVWDYFEVAGERGDGPVISGTMPGAEWFTGATLNYAANALRGDPGRPAVIARDETGVRRTLTYGELAEEVARVRTGLVRLGVGRGDRVAAYLPNGPEALIAFLATASLGAIWSSCSPDFGASSVTDRFAQISPKVLIAVDGYTYNGRRFDRSEIVAGVAAKLPGLAATVVVRTALGEGVPGGVRPGPGEAVPGGARAESREDLPGGARAGSGEELPGGTRAESREGLAGGARGKFLEGLAGGVWVESWEELRGEWGELGFEAVSFGHPLWVVYSSGTTGLPKPIVHGHGGIVLEHLKALSFHQDLGEGDVFFWYTTTGWMMWNYLVGGLLVGATIVLYDGSATHPGADALWRLVAEEGVTYFGTGAPYIVASMRAELKPAGLERLRGVGSTGSPLPPEGFAWLYGVLPDVQLGSFSGGTDVCTGFVGAVPVLPVRAGVIPCRCLGAAVESYDAEGRPVVGEVGELVLTKPMPSMPVMFWNDPDGERYRESYYADYPGVWRHGDWIKILPDGGCVIYGRSDSTLNRGGVRMGTSEFYRVVERFPQIEDSLVIDTGQLGQEGRLLLYVTMTAGASLTDELVAELKAALRTELSPRHVPNEVREVPGIPRTLSGKKLEVPVRKILLGTPVEKAANTGAMANPEVLKHFLP, from the coding sequence ATGGTTGAGGAAGGTGCGCTGCTTTGGGAGCCGTCGCCGGAGGTGGTCAGGGACGCGCGGATCACGCGGTTCGCCGCGTGGCTCGGGCGTGCCGGGCAGGACTACGAGGAGCTCTGGCGTTGGTCCGTCGGGTCTCCCGAGGAGTTCTGGGCGTCGGTCTGGGACTACTTCGAGGTCGCAGGCGAGCGTGGTGACGGGCCCGTCATCAGTGGGACGATGCCGGGCGCCGAATGGTTCACCGGGGCCACCCTCAATTACGCGGCCAACGCGCTGCGCGGCGACCCCGGCCGCCCGGCGGTGATCGCCCGCGACGAGACGGGGGTCCGGCGCACGCTGACCTATGGCGAGCTGGCCGAGGAGGTCGCGCGGGTAAGGACGGGGTTGGTACGGCTCGGTGTGGGGCGCGGCGACCGCGTGGCGGCCTATCTGCCCAACGGGCCGGAGGCTCTGATCGCGTTCCTCGCGACGGCCAGCCTGGGCGCCATCTGGTCATCCTGCTCGCCGGACTTCGGCGCCTCCAGCGTGACCGACAGGTTCGCGCAGATCAGCCCGAAGGTCCTGATCGCGGTGGACGGCTACACGTACAACGGCCGCCGGTTCGACCGCTCGGAGATCGTCGCCGGCGTCGCCGCCAAGCTCCCCGGCCTGGCCGCGACCGTGGTCGTGCGGACCGCACTCGGGGAGGGAGTTCCCGGCGGGGTGCGACCCGGGCCAGGGGAGGCGGTTCCCGGCGGGGCACGAGCCGAGTCCCGAGAGGACCTGCCCGGTGGGGCGCGGGCCGGGTCCGGGGAGGAGCTGCCTGGTGGCACGCGGGCCGAGTCCCGGGAGGGGCTGGCCGGCGGGGCGCGGGGCAAGTTCCTGGAGGGGCTCGCTGGTGGGGTGTGGGTGGAGTCTTGGGAGGAGTTGCGGGGGGAGTGGGGGGAGTTGGGCTTTGAGGCGGTGTCGTTCGGGCATCCGCTTTGGGTGGTGTACTCCTCGGGGACCACGGGGTTGCCGAAGCCGATCGTTCACGGGCACGGCGGGATCGTGCTGGAGCATCTGAAGGCCCTCAGCTTCCATCAGGACCTCGGTGAGGGGGACGTGTTCTTCTGGTACACGACCACCGGCTGGATGATGTGGAACTACCTGGTGGGCGGCCTGCTGGTGGGCGCGACGATCGTGCTGTACGACGGCAGCGCGACGCATCCGGGCGCGGACGCGCTGTGGCGGCTGGTGGCCGAGGAGGGCGTCACCTACTTCGGCACCGGCGCGCCGTACATCGTCGCCTCGATGCGCGCGGAGCTGAAGCCGGCGGGGCTGGAGCGGCTGCGCGGCGTCGGGTCCACGGGCTCGCCGCTGCCGCCCGAGGGGTTCGCCTGGTTGTACGGGGTGCTGCCGGACGTCCAGCTCGGGTCGTTCTCCGGCGGGACGGACGTCTGCACGGGTTTCGTGGGCGCGGTGCCGGTGCTGCCGGTGCGCGCGGGCGTGATCCCGTGCCGCTGCCTAGGTGCGGCGGTGGAGTCCTACGACGCCGAGGGCCGCCCGGTCGTCGGCGAGGTCGGTGAGCTGGTGCTGACCAAGCCCATGCCGTCCATGCCGGTCATGTTCTGGAACGACCCGGACGGCGAGCGGTACCGCGAGAGCTACTACGCCGACTATCCGGGCGTGTGGCGGCACGGCGACTGGATCAAGATCCTCCCGGACGGCGGCTGCGTGATCTACGGCCGGTCGGACTCCACGCTCAACCGCGGCGGCGTCCGCATGGGGACGAGCGAGTTCTACCGGGTCGTCGAGAGGTTCCCGCAGATCGAGGACAGCCTGGTGATCGACACCGGGCAGCTCGGGCAGGAGGGCCGCCTGCTGCTGTACGTGACGATGACGGCCGGCGCGTCGCTGACCGACGAGCTGGTGGCCGAGCTGAAGGCCGCGCTGCGGACCGAGCTGTCCCCGCGCCACGTGCCGAACGAGGTCCGCGAGGTGCCGGGCATCCCGCGCACGCTGAGCGGCAAGAAGCTGGAGGTTCCCGTGCGCAAGATCCTGCTCGGCAC
- a CDS encoding HAD family hydrolase, with translation MLWNVDLTLVDVTIVTREAYADAFRQVTGRPLVKLAPAMGRPDSEIIFETLAINGIVPNDDHLPRFIDALAGAFAGRRRRLDKDGRAMPGAKDALKAVSRLDGVVQSVLTGTIKSNAVHKLRAFGLDAFVDFEVGGYGEEVYPKATLLQVAQSRVKQMYGFPCDGSNTVLIGDSTRDVQAARIAGATMIAIASGRSTTTELREAGANLVLDDLTNPSELAAAISHLTTPLTPRPA, from the coding sequence GTGCTCTGGAACGTCGACCTGACCCTGGTCGACGTCACGATCGTCACCCGTGAGGCCTACGCCGACGCGTTCCGCCAGGTCACCGGACGCCCCTTGGTGAAGCTCGCGCCCGCGATGGGCCGCCCCGACTCGGAGATCATCTTCGAGACCCTCGCCATCAACGGCATCGTCCCGAACGACGATCACCTGCCCCGGTTCATCGACGCGCTCGCCGGGGCGTTCGCCGGCCGCCGCAGGCGCCTGGACAAGGACGGCCGCGCCATGCCCGGCGCCAAGGACGCCCTCAAGGCGGTCTCCCGCCTCGATGGCGTCGTCCAGTCCGTCCTCACCGGCACGATCAAGAGCAACGCCGTCCACAAGCTCCGCGCGTTCGGGCTGGACGCCTTCGTCGACTTCGAGGTCGGCGGCTACGGCGAGGAGGTCTACCCCAAGGCCACCCTGCTCCAGGTCGCCCAGAGCCGCGTCAAGCAGATGTACGGCTTCCCCTGCGACGGTTCCAACACCGTCCTCATCGGCGACTCCACCCGCGACGTCCAGGCCGCTCGCATCGCCGGCGCCACCATGATCGCCATAGCCTCCGGCCGCTCCACCACCACCGAACTCCGCGAAGCCGGCGCCAACCTGGTCCTCGACGACCTGACCAACCCCTCAGAACTGGCCGCCGCCATCTCCCACCTCACCACCCCCCTAACCCCCCGCCCCGCCTGA
- the ptsP gene encoding phosphoenolpyruvate--protein phosphotransferase: MERLAGAGVSPGAGYGPAYVMSGAVQEPAPGTRHDGDPAAEAVRAAAAMERVAAELEARGEAAGGDAKDVLAAQAMIARDPALSTDVTTLIGAGTAAERAVFEAFLHYRDILSGIGGYLGARVADLDDIRDRVIAELAGVPMPGLPRPAGRPYVLVARDLAPADTALLSPDVVAAFVTEEGGPTGHTAILARAMGVPAVVACPGAASIAPGTPLLVDGATGVVRVAPSREEVTATLRAAREVVPVMPAAPAPGATSDGHPVALLANIGGPGDVPSALRHGAEGVGLYRTELLFLDRGEAPSEEEQIAAYRQVLTAFPGRTVTVRVLDAGADKPLSFLPPPGREPNPALGRRGLRVLRAYPDVLAVQLRALARAAAGTSAVLRVMAPMVATAEDASWFAAACEEAGLTCAGVMIEVPAAALRAADIAAVAGFLSVGTNDLAQYAFAADREAGALAALQDPWQPALLDLVAMAAAAGVPCGVCGEAGADPALACVLAGLGVSSLSMTARALPWVRAALARHTLEQCRAAAAAARAARTPGEARAAARDRLPGLA, translated from the coding sequence ATGGAGAGGCTCGCAGGGGCCGGCGTCAGCCCGGGCGCCGGATACGGACCCGCGTACGTCATGAGCGGCGCCGTCCAGGAACCCGCGCCCGGGACGCGGCACGACGGGGACCCCGCCGCCGAGGCGGTGCGGGCCGCGGCCGCCATGGAGCGCGTGGCGGCCGAACTGGAGGCCAGGGGTGAGGCGGCGGGGGGCGACGCCAAGGACGTGCTCGCGGCCCAGGCCATGATCGCCCGCGACCCGGCGCTGTCCACCGACGTCACCACGCTCATCGGTGCGGGGACGGCCGCGGAACGCGCGGTCTTCGAGGCGTTCCTCCACTATCGCGACATCCTGTCCGGCATCGGCGGCTATCTCGGCGCCCGCGTGGCAGACCTCGACGACATCCGCGACCGGGTGATCGCCGAGCTGGCCGGCGTGCCCATGCCCGGCCTGCCCCGCCCGGCCGGCCGCCCGTACGTGCTCGTCGCACGGGACCTCGCGCCCGCCGACACCGCGCTGCTGTCGCCGGACGTCGTCGCGGCCTTCGTCACCGAGGAGGGCGGGCCCACCGGCCACACCGCGATCCTGGCCAGGGCGATGGGCGTGCCCGCCGTCGTGGCCTGCCCCGGGGCGGCCTCGATCGCCCCCGGCACGCCCCTGCTGGTCGACGGCGCCACCGGCGTCGTCCGCGTCGCGCCCTCGCGGGAGGAGGTCACCGCCACGCTGCGCGCCGCGCGCGAGGTCGTGCCGGTCATGCCCGCCGCCCCCGCCCCCGGCGCCACCTCCGACGGCCACCCCGTGGCGCTGCTGGCCAACATCGGCGGCCCCGGCGACGTGCCGTCCGCGCTGCGCCACGGCGCCGAGGGCGTCGGCCTCTACCGCACCGAGCTCCTGTTCCTCGACCGCGGGGAGGCGCCCTCGGAAGAGGAGCAGATCGCCGCCTACCGCCAGGTCCTGACGGCCTTCCCCGGCAGGACGGTCACCGTGCGCGTGCTGGACGCGGGCGCGGACAAGCCGCTTTCCTTCCTGCCGCCGCCGGGGCGCGAGCCCAACCCCGCGCTCGGGCGGCGGGGCCTGCGCGTTCTGCGCGCCTACCCGGACGTGCTCGCGGTCCAGCTCCGCGCCCTGGCGCGCGCCGCCGCGGGCACCTCCGCGGTGCTGCGCGTCATGGCGCCCATGGTCGCGACCGCCGAGGACGCGTCCTGGTTCGCCGCCGCCTGCGAGGAGGCGGGGCTGACCTGCGCGGGCGTCATGATCGAGGTCCCGGCGGCGGCGCTCAGGGCCGCCGACATCGCCGCCGTCGCCGGCTTCCTCTCGGTCGGCACCAACGACCTGGCCCAGTACGCCTTCGCCGCCGACCGGGAGGCCGGCGCGCTCGCCGCCCTCCAGGACCCCTGGCAGCCGGCCCTGCTGGACCTGGTCGCCATGGCCGCCGCGGCCGGCGTGCCGTGCGGCGTCTGCGGGGAGGCGGGCGCCGACCCGGCCCTGGCGTGCGTCCTCGCGGGGCTCGGCGTCTCCTCGCTCTCGATGACGGCGCGGGCGCTGCCCTGGGTGCGGGCCGCGCTGGCCCGCCACACGCTGGAGCAGTGCCGCGCGGCCGCCGCCGCCGCGCGGGCCGCCCGTACACCCGGCGAGGCCCGCGCCGCCGCGCGCGACCGGCTTCCGGGCCTGGCCTAG
- a CDS encoding HAD family hydrolase yields the protein MGAKAALFDLDGTLIDSERRSLELWRLLLANHGVDHDDSLLREFMGRRGPDVLAEKSLLFPGKRVEDLLAELTSYLDTPGLPAIGPVPGAADLVRRIDGHGLPVVLVTSARRWWAESCLEIVGVGDVVRTIVSAEDVIVGKPDPSCFLAGAAAVGVRPEDCVAFEDSLAGITAAKAAGMTCVGVATTHHASELFAADMVVTDLSGVEWPLTL from the coding sequence GTGGGAGCGAAGGCCGCGCTGTTCGACCTCGACGGCACGCTGATCGACAGTGAGCGGCGGAGCCTGGAGCTCTGGCGGCTCCTGCTCGCCAACCACGGGGTGGACCACGACGACTCCCTGCTCAGGGAGTTCATGGGACGCCGGGGCCCGGACGTGCTCGCCGAGAAGTCCCTGCTGTTCCCCGGCAAGCGGGTCGAGGACCTGCTGGCCGAGCTGACCTCCTACCTGGACACCCCGGGCCTGCCCGCGATCGGCCCGGTGCCGGGCGCGGCCGACCTGGTGCGGCGGATCGACGGCCACGGCCTGCCGGTGGTGCTGGTCACCTCGGCGCGGCGGTGGTGGGCCGAGAGCTGCCTGGAGATCGTCGGCGTGGGCGACGTGGTCCGGACCATCGTCTCGGCCGAGGACGTCATCGTCGGCAAGCCGGACCCGTCCTGTTTCCTGGCGGGCGCGGCGGCGGTGGGCGTGCGTCCCGAGGACTGCGTCGCGTTCGAGGACTCGCTGGCGGGCATCACGGCGGCCAAGGCGGCGGGTATGACCTGTGTCGGGGTCGCGACGACCCATCACGCGAGCGAGTTGTTCGCGGCCGACATGGTGGTGACCGATTTATCGGGGGTGGAATGGCCGTTAACTCTGTAG
- a CDS encoding HAD family hydrolase produces the protein MVKGVLIDWGGVLTTGLHEAIAEWLSADGIDAAHYRELMSRLISHAYDGGDGENPIHALERGEIDAAEFERDLAARLLTLDGAPAVAEGLLARMFAGFRPVEPMYAMLRAARAAGLATCLVSNSWGDHYLRDGWDSCFDAIVISGEVGMRKPEPRIFHHALGLVDLTAEECVFIDDIEANIVAAQAIGMVGLHHREADATITAVEALCRVRLRLT, from the coding sequence GTGGTGAAGGGTGTGCTGATCGACTGGGGTGGCGTGCTCACCACCGGCCTGCACGAGGCCATCGCCGAGTGGCTCAGCGCCGACGGCATCGACGCCGCCCACTATCGCGAGTTGATGAGCCGGCTCATCTCCCACGCCTACGACGGCGGCGACGGCGAGAACCCCATCCACGCGCTGGAGCGCGGTGAGATCGACGCGGCCGAGTTCGAGCGCGACCTGGCCGCCCGGCTGCTCACGCTCGACGGCGCGCCGGCCGTCGCGGAAGGGCTGCTCGCCCGCATGTTCGCCGGTTTCCGCCCCGTCGAGCCCATGTACGCCATGCTGCGCGCCGCACGGGCCGCCGGGCTCGCCACCTGCCTGGTGTCCAACTCCTGGGGCGACCACTACCTCCGGGACGGCTGGGACTCCTGCTTCGACGCCATCGTCATCTCCGGCGAGGTCGGCATGCGCAAGCCCGAGCCGCGCATCTTCCACCACGCCCTCGGGCTGGTGGACCTGACCGCCGAGGAGTGCGTCTTCATCGACGACATCGAAGCCAACATCGTGGCGGCCCAGGCCATCGGCATGGTCGGCCTGCACCACCGCGAGGCCGACGCCACGATCACGGCGGTGGAGGCGCTGTGCCGGGTGCGGCTCCGCCTCACATGA
- a CDS encoding DUF6912 family protein, which yields MRVYLPCTLPGLARAAATGEVGPAPLTGYAVTPALVEWYVSGDTEELEYVALTDAARASLRMLAADRADGVEVPARRVVVAAEVPDAAVTAGVDLEDRSRVRVPLPVPLTAVAAVHIDDAQAVPDIESAVAAVFAADGGDDDARFEVDGAEAHELMWYATQEIPDLLG from the coding sequence ATGCGCGTCTACCTGCCGTGCACACTGCCCGGGCTCGCCCGGGCGGCGGCGACCGGAGAGGTCGGCCCGGCCCCGCTGACCGGCTACGCGGTCACCCCCGCCCTGGTCGAGTGGTACGTCTCCGGGGACACCGAGGAGCTGGAGTACGTGGCCCTCACCGACGCCGCCCGGGCGTCCCTGCGCATGCTGGCCGCCGACCGCGCCGACGGCGTCGAGGTCCCCGCCCGCAGGGTCGTCGTCGCCGCCGAGGTCCCCGACGCCGCCGTCACCGCCGGTGTCGACCTGGAGGACCGCTCCCGCGTCCGCGTTCCCCTCCCCGTGCCGCTGACCGCCGTCGCGGCGGTCCACATCGACGACGCCCAGGCCGTCCCCGACATCGAGTCCGCCGTGGCCGCCGTCTTCGCCGCCGACGGAGGCGACGACGACGCGCGGTTCGAGGTCGACGGCGCCGAGGCCCACGAGCTGATGTGGTACGCCACCCAGGAGATCCCCGACCTGCTCGGCTGA
- a CDS encoding DUF397 domain-containing protein, giving the protein MSIPSNLSAAWHISTFSADGGGGDCVEAGPVLDGSERVAVRHSRHTGGPVIVYTRAEWEAFVAGVRAGEFDFFAG; this is encoded by the coding sequence ATGTCCATCCCCTCGAACCTCTCTGCCGCTTGGCATATCAGCACCTTCAGCGCTGACGGCGGAGGTGGCGACTGTGTTGAGGCCGGGCCTGTGCTTGATGGGAGTGAGCGGGTCGCGGTTCGGCATAGTCGTCATACGGGTGGGCCGGTGATCGTCTATACCAGGGCCGAGTGGGAGGCCTTCGTCGCCGGGGTGCGGGCGGGGGAGTTCGACTTTTTCGCGGGGTGA